ACAGGTGTCAGAGCGTGCTGCCCGAACTTCGCTCGCCTTCGCTTCCCCAAGCCCCCTCCTCCTCTGGAGTTCCCTCATGCCTCGAACCGTCTCCGGCACACCGACCGGCACGGCCAGCCCCTCGCCCCCGGCGACCGTCGGCCCACCGCACCGTCACCGCTGGTGGATCCTCGCCGTCATCGGCCTGGCCCAGCTGATGGTGGTGCTGGACGCCACGATCGTGAACATCGCGCTGCCGTCCGCCCAGCAGGACCTGGGCTTCTCGGACGGCGACCGCCAGTGGATCGTCACCGCCTACGCCCTCGCCTTCGGCAGCCTGCTGCTGCTCGGCGGCCGCGCGGCCGACCTCTTCGGTCGCAAGCTGACCTTCCTGGTGGGGCTGGTGGGCTTCGCCGGTGCCTCCGCCGTCGGCGGCGCGGCCGGCAGCTTCGAGATGCTCGTCGCCTCCCGGGCGGGCCAGGGCGTCTTCGGGGCGCTGCTCGCTCCGGCCGCCCTGTCGCTGCTGACCACGACGTTCACCGACCCCAGGGAGCGCGGCAAGGCCTTCGGCGTCTACGGGGCGATCGCGGGCGCCGGCGGTGCCGTCGGCCTGTTGCTCGGCGGCGTCCTGACCGAGCACCTCGACTGGCGCTGGACCCTGTACGTCAACCTCTTCTTCGCCGCCGCGGCCTTCGTCGGCGGGGTGATCCTGCTCGGCCGCGGCAGCCGCGACAAGGCCGCCAGGATCGACGTACCGGGCGCGGTCCTGGTCTCGGCCGGACTGTTCTGCCTGGTCTACGGCTTCTCCAACGCCGAGAGCCACGACTGGGGCTCACCGGCCACCTGGGGCTTCCTCCTCGCCGGGGCGGTTCTGCTCGCCGCGTTCACGGTGTGGCAGACCCGCTCGCCGCATCCGCTGCTGCCCCTGCGCGTCCTGCTCGACCGGAACCGGGGCGCGTCGTTCGTCTCCGTGCTGATCATCGGCGCGGGCATGTTCGGTGTCTTCCTCTTCCTCACCTACTACCTGCAGCAGAGCCTCGGCTACACGCCCATCGAGACCGGCCTGGCCTTCCTGCCCATGATCGCCGGACTGATGCTGACCTCGACGCTCGCGTCCACGGTGCTCGTCCCGCGCCTCGGCCCCAAACCGGTGGTCCCGCTGGGCATGGGCATGGCCGCCGCCGCGATGGCCTGGCTGACCACCCTCGACCTGACCAGCTCCTACACCACCGACATCCTGCCGCCGCTGGTCCTCGCCGGACTCGGCTTCGGGCTGATCATGGCCCCCGCGATGAGTCTGGCCACCGAAGGGGTCGCCACCGAGGACGCCGGCGTCGCCTCCGCCGCCGTCAACACCATGCAGCAGGTCGGCGGCTCCCTCGGCACCGCCCTGCTCAACACGCTCTCCACCAGCGCCGCCGCGGACTATCTGGACGGCCGGAACCCCAAGGACCCCGCCGTCGTCGCCCAGGCGGGACTGGAGGCCTACTCGACCGCGTACTGGTGGTCCGCCGTCTTCTTCGTGGCCGGTGTGGTCGTCAGCTTCCTGCTCTACCGGCGCGGCGCCCCCGTCCACGACCCCGTCGCCGCCCCCGTGGTCCACATGTGAGGCGACAGCTCCCGAAGCCGGGTCGGGGCGACCTCCCCCGCGCTCCGACCGCCGCGAAGCGGCCCGCCGGTCTTCCGACGGGCCGCTTCGGATCCCCCCGGGGCGGACGGGCCGTCCGAGGCCTCCGGCCCCAGCACACCTAGGGCCGGCCTAGAGAGCGGCCGGCTCGGGGAAGGTGAGCTCGGCGGAGTCGCTCAGTTCGGCCCAGACCGTCTTGCCCTGGCGGGCGCGGCGGGTGCCCCAGTGCTCGGCGAGCTGGGCGACCAGGAGGAGGCCCCGGCCGCCCTCGTCGTAGCTCCGGGCGCGGCGCAGATGCGGCGTGGTGCCCCCGGAGTCGGAGACCTCGCAGATGAGGGTGCGGTCGCGGATGAGCCGCAGCCGGACGGGGGGCCGGCCGTAGCGGATGGCGTTGGTGACGAGTTCGCTGACCACCAGCTCGGCGGTGAACTCCAGCTCCCCCAGGCCCCAGTCCTCCAGCTGCCGGGTGACGTGCGCCCTGACCCGCCCGACGGCGGCGGGTTCGGCCTCCAGGTCCCAGGTGGCGACCTGTCCCGCACCGAGGGCGTGGGTCCGGGCCAGCAGCAGGGCGACGTCGTCGGGGGGCCTGGCCGGAAGCAACGCTTCGAGTACGGCGTCGCAGGTGGCCTCCAAGGAGGGGGCCGGCCGGGCGAGGGCGCCGCGGAGCCGAGCCAGGCCCGCGCCGATGTCGTGGTCCCGTGCCTCGATCAGACCGTCGGTGTAGAGCGCGAGCAGACTGCCCTCGGGCAGTTCGAACTCCGCCGCCTCGAACGGGAGCCCGCCCAGGCCGAGCGGCGGGCCCGGCGGCAGCTCCAGGATCTCGACGGTGCCGTCCCGGCCGACCACGGCGGGCAGCACATGCCCCGCACGAGCGAGGGTGCAGCGGCGCGACACGGGGTCGTACACGGCGTAGAGGCAGGTGGCCCCGATGTCCCCGTCTCCTTCGACGGCGTCGGCCGCGCCGGCCCCGGCGACCGCGGCGGTCCCGGGCTCCTGGTCCGCGCCGTTCTCCTCCACCTCGGCGGCGAGGCGGAGCACGACGTCGTCCAGGTGGGTGAGGAGTTCGTCGGGCGGCAGATCGATGTCGGCCAGGGTGCGCACGGCGGTCCTCAGGCGCCCCATGGTGGCGGCGGCGTGGATGCCGTGCCCCACGACGTCCCCCACCACGAGGGCGACCCTGGCCCCGGAGAGGGGGATGACGTCGTACCAGTCACCGCCCACGCCGCCCTGGGCGTCGGCGGGGAGGTAGCGCAGGGCGACGTCGACGGCGGACTGCCTCGGCGCGCTGCGCGGGAGCAGGCTGCGTTGCAGGGTGAGGGCGGTGGCGCGGGCGTGTGTGTAGCGACGGGCGTTGTCGACGGCGATCGCCGCCCTCGCCGCGATCTCCTGCGCGAGCAGCAGATCCTCGTCGTCGAACGCGTCGGGATTGCGGTCCCGGCAGAACTGCGCGACACCGAGCGTGGTCCCCCGCGCCCGCAACGGCACGACCAGCGTGGAGTGCACCGGGCGCCGAGCGCCGGAGCTGCCGTCCACGGCCGCGGGCCGGCCCCCGCAGCCGCCCTCGCCGCCCGCACCCCCGCCCACGGCACCCGCGCGATCGTCGTCGCCGGGCCGCCTGCCGTTCCCGGCGCCCGCGCCGCCCTTCCCCTCCGCCCGGGCCCCGGTTTCGCCCCAGCCTCCTTCCCCGGCGCACCCCCCGCCCGCGGGCTCGGCGGCCTCGTACGGCCCCCCGTGGCCGCCGTCGACGCGGTGCCTGGTCGGCTGGCCCGTGGCCAGGGCGCGGGACGGCGGGGAGCCGGGCGCGAAGGTGTGGGGCGGTCGAGGGGTGGGCGTGGCCGCCGGGCCCGGGTGGGCGACCGAGCGCTGGGCGACCCGGTGGAGCAGGGGTGACGCGGGCGGGCCGTCCGGCGGAGTGCCGTGGGCGTCGAGCGCGGAGTCGAGCAGGTCGACGGTCACGAGATCGGCGAAGTGCTCGGTGGCGAAGTCGGCCAGTTCCTGCGTGGTGCGGGCGATGTCCAGCGTGGTGCCGATGCGGACGCTCGACTCGTTCACCATGGACAGCCGCCAGCGCAGTCGCCGGTCCCGCTCCTCCTCGTAGGCCACGACGCCCTGCTCGGAGGTCCGGTCCAGGTATCCGGCCGCCGACGCGATCAGGCTGCGCGCGGCCTCGCTGATCAGGGCGGCGTCGTCGGTGCACCGGGGCATCTCCGCCAGCAGGTGGTCGAGGATGATGCCCTGGCCGAGCCGGAAGGCCCGCAGCACCGTGCTCACGGGGACCCCGTGCCGGGCGACCCGGCGTACCCGCTCCAGGCCGGCGGACGGTGCCTCGATGCCACCCGGTTCGACGCCGTGCAGCAGCGCGGACAGTCCCGCGACGACGTGCTCGGCGACGTTGTCCACGGTCATGGCGTCGGGGTGCGCCCATAGTTCGGGCATCTCGCGGCGCAGGCATCGCTCCACATCGGCGGTCAGCTCGTCCGCTCTGGGGACGAGCTCACGCGCGACACGGGCCACGAGACCGTCAGCCGTGGAGTCCACAGTCACGACGGTACGCCGAACAACCGCTTACGCCCCACCGCGAGCCCGCCCCGCCCGGTCCACCCGCCGGGGCCGCCGGAGCCGCCGGTCCGCCCCGAGCCGTGCGCCCCCCGTCCCGGGGCGGTCCTCCTCGCTGCTCGTCGCCTCGCCCCGGTTATGGTGACGAGGCGAATCGAACGTACGCAGGGCTGGCGGAGGGCACGTGGTGTCGGACGTAGGGCGGCTCGTCGCCGGGCGCTACCGGCTCACGGAGCAGATAGGCCGCGGCGGCATGGGCACGGTGTGGCGGGCCGGGGACGAGGTCCTCGACCGCCAGGTCGCGGTGAAGCGCCTGCATGTGCAGCCGCATCTGTCGCCCGACGACCTCGTCACCCTGTACGAGCGCACGCGCCGCGAGGCGCGCAGCGCGGCCAGGATCGCGCACCCGAACGTGATCGTCGTCCATGACGTCGTGGACGACCGTCTGGACACCCCCACCGGGGGTCCCGTCGGCGGTGTCGGGGGCGGCGCCGAGGGCGGTTCCGGTGACGGCCGGCCCTGCATCGTCATGGAGTACGTCCCGGCGCCCACCCTCGGCGACCTCCTCACCGACGGCCGGACCCTCCCGCCCGGGGAGGCGGCCCGTGTCGGTCTGGGCATGGTCGCCGCGCTGCGCGCCGCGCACGCCGCCGGCGTACTGCACCGCGACGTC
The DNA window shown above is from Streptomyces akebiae and carries:
- a CDS encoding SpoIIE family protein phosphatase, which gives rise to MDSTADGLVARVARELVPRADELTADVERCLRREMPELWAHPDAMTVDNVAEHVVAGLSALLHGVEPGGIEAPSAGLERVRRVARHGVPVSTVLRAFRLGQGIILDHLLAEMPRCTDDAALISEAARSLIASAAGYLDRTSEQGVVAYEEERDRRLRWRLSMVNESSVRIGTTLDIARTTQELADFATEHFADLVTVDLLDSALDAHGTPPDGPPASPLLHRVAQRSVAHPGPAATPTPRPPHTFAPGSPPSRALATGQPTRHRVDGGHGGPYEAAEPAGGGCAGEGGWGETGARAEGKGGAGAGNGRRPGDDDRAGAVGGGAGGEGGCGGRPAAVDGSSGARRPVHSTLVVPLRARGTTLGVAQFCRDRNPDAFDDEDLLLAQEIAARAAIAVDNARRYTHARATALTLQRSLLPRSAPRQSAVDVALRYLPADAQGGVGGDWYDVIPLSGARVALVVGDVVGHGIHAAATMGRLRTAVRTLADIDLPPDELLTHLDDVVLRLAAEVEENGADQEPGTAAVAGAGAADAVEGDGDIGATCLYAVYDPVSRRCTLARAGHVLPAVVGRDGTVEILELPPGPPLGLGGLPFEAAEFELPEGSLLALYTDGLIEARDHDIGAGLARLRGALARPAPSLEATCDAVLEALLPARPPDDVALLLARTHALGAGQVATWDLEAEPAAVGRVRAHVTRQLEDWGLGELEFTAELVVSELVTNAIRYGRPPVRLRLIRDRTLICEVSDSGGTTPHLRRARSYDEGGRGLLLVAQLAEHWGTRRARQGKTVWAELSDSAELTFPEPAAL
- a CDS encoding MFS transporter is translated as MPRTVSGTPTGTASPSPPATVGPPHRHRWWILAVIGLAQLMVVLDATIVNIALPSAQQDLGFSDGDRQWIVTAYALAFGSLLLLGGRAADLFGRKLTFLVGLVGFAGASAVGGAAGSFEMLVASRAGQGVFGALLAPAALSLLTTTFTDPRERGKAFGVYGAIAGAGGAVGLLLGGVLTEHLDWRWTLYVNLFFAAAAFVGGVILLGRGSRDKAARIDVPGAVLVSAGLFCLVYGFSNAESHDWGSPATWGFLLAGAVLLAAFTVWQTRSPHPLLPLRVLLDRNRGASFVSVLIIGAGMFGVFLFLTYYLQQSLGYTPIETGLAFLPMIAGLMLTSTLASTVLVPRLGPKPVVPLGMGMAAAAMAWLTTLDLTSSYTTDILPPLVLAGLGFGLIMAPAMSLATEGVATEDAGVASAAVNTMQQVGGSLGTALLNTLSTSAAADYLDGRNPKDPAVVAQAGLEAYSTAYWWSAVFFVAGVVVSFLLYRRGAPVHDPVAAPVVHM